GCAGGGGCTCCAGCACACCGTGCAGACGACGGCCTTCATCATGCTCATCGCCGTCGGGGGGAAGCTCCTCAGCTGGGTGCTCACCTATCACCAGATCCCGCAGCGGCTGGTGGACGTTCTCGTGCAGGCGGAGGTCAACCGGTGGATCCTGATGGTCGCCTTTCAGCTGATGTACATCGTGCTGGGCATGTTCATCGACCCCGTCTCGATGATCATCGTCACCATGCCGGTCCTGGTCCCTGTCCTCACGGCTCTCCACTTCGATCTCATCTGGTTCGGCATCCTCCTGATGGTGAACATCGAGATGGCCCTGATCACCCCTCCGGTGGGCTTCAGCCTCTACATCCTCAAGGGTCTCGCGCCCGACAACGTCACGTTCAACGATGTGCTGGCCGGCTGCCTGATCTTCGCCCTGGCGGACCTGGCCGTGATCGGGACCCTGATGGTGTTCCCGGAGCTCGTCCTGTGGCTGCCTCGGACGATGGGGTGAGGAACCATGAGAATCTGGTATCAGAGCTACAGCGCGATCGGCTTCGACCCCCGGTGGGCCTACTACGAGGAGCACCTCGAGCGCCACGTCCGCGAGGTGGCTCGGCCCACTACCGAGGTGTCCGTCCACGGGGTCCCGCTCATGGTGGACCGGATGGTCAACTCGCGCTATCTGCAGTACCTGCACGCCAGACAGGTCCACGAGCACGCGCTCCTGGCCGAGCGTCAGGGCTATGACGCCTTCGTCCTCGGGGGGATGCTGGACCTCGCCTACCATGAACTGCACGAGCTCCTCACGATTCCGCTGCTCTTCATCGCGGAGACGTCGTTTCACGTCGCCTGCCTCCTGTCGCCCAACTTCTCGGTGATCGCACCCAACGCCGCGGTGCTGGCGGGGATCGAAGGCCGGGTCGCGGAGTACGGGCTCGGCTGCCGCTACGTACCGGGCGTGCACCTGGGCGGGATGCCCCTCGAGGAGATGGTGGCGAGCTTCGCAAAGCCGGCGCCGGTGCTGGAGCGGATCTCGGCGGCGGCGTGGGAGGCGATCGGCCGGGGGGCCCGCCTGCTCGTTCCCGGCTTCGGCGCCCTGAACGTGTTCCTGGTCGCGCAGGGCGTCCGGGCATGCGACGGGATCCCCCTCCTGGACAACACGGCGGTGCTCATCAAGATGGCCGAGGCGCGGGTGGACCTGCACCGCCTCGGCGCGCGAGGCGGGCGACGCGGCCCGGGGGCTGCTCCCTCGCGGGAGGAAGTGCAGGCGGCCAGACGGCTCTACGGACTCGAGTAGGGAGACAGCGGGAGGAGGGGAGAGGAGCCATGGGGAACGGCGCGAGGATCTGGACCCAGAGCTGCTCGGCGGAAGGGGATGCCGTCTGGGGCGTGTATCAGGAATCGGTCAAGCGGCATGCCGCGAGGATTGCCCGCTCCGGGACCGAGATCGAGTTCCACGGCGTGACGAGCACCTTTCCGGGCATCGACCACCTCGACAGCGCCGAGCACCTGGCCACCGTCGAGGTGATTCGCAACGCGATCCACGCCGAGCAACAAGGCTATGCGGCCTTCGTCATGATCAGCACGATCGACGCGGGCCACCGGCAGATTCGCGAGCTGACCGACCTTCCGGCCGTCTTCATCACCGAGTGCGCCGTTCACCTGGCCTCCCAGCTGGCGGGGCGCTTCGCCTTTCTCACCCACAACCGGATGATCCTGGAGAAGATGCAGCGGATGGCGCGAAGTTACGGTCTGGGCGGGCGGATGGTCGACGGCGCCTCGCTGGACCTGACCTATCGGGATTTCCGGCGCATGTACGAGGACCCGGCCCCGGTCCTGGCGGCCTTCGCCAGCGAGGCCCGGAAGGCGGTGGGCCGGGGCGCGGGGATGCTCCTGCCGGCCGGGAACCCCGTGAACATGTTCCTGCTGGATCACGGGGTGCGGGACGTCGATGGCGTCCCTCTGCTCGACAGCTTTGCCGCGGCGATCAAGGCGGCGGAGGCGCTGGCGGATCTCCAGCGCATGGGCATCACGCGGGGGACGTCGCCGGCCACCAGGGAACAACGAGAGGGGCTTCGCGCCCACTACCTGTCCCCACGCTAGCGGCGTCCGGGCTGGCCTCTCGGCGCGTGGCCGTATATGATGGCGAGCGAGCGGTCCTGGCCGTCGCGGGCGGAGACGAGAGGGGCCGGGCCGGGCGCGGGATGCGCCGAGTCACCGCGGGAGTGACGGGGAGAGGCAGACGACCATGCTTCGGGCGGGAATCGTGGGGGCCACGGGAATCGCGGGCCAGCAGTTCGTCGTGGCCGTGCAGGACCATCCATGGTTCCAGATCGCGCGGCTGGCGGCCAGCGGCCGCTCGGCCGGGAAGACCTACGGTGAGGCCCTGCGCGATGCCGGGACCGGCGCGCGCCGCTGGTGGTGCGAGGAAGAGCCGTCGGCCGACGTCCTGGCGCTCCCGGTCGAGGACGGCGACCAGCTCGATGCCCGGGGGCTGGACATCATCTTCTCGGCCACCGAGTCGGACGTGGCCCAGGTCCAGGAGCCGCGCTTCGCCCGGACGACGCCGGTGGTCAGCACGGCCTCGGCCTTCCGCTACGAGGCCGACGTCCCGCTGCTGGTCCCGAACGTGAACATGGCGCACGCCGAGCTCCTCCACACGCAGCGGACGGGCCGCGGCTGGAAGGGGTTCGTCGTGCCGATCCCGAACTGCACCGTCACTGGCCTCGTGATCACGCTGAAGCCCCTGGCCGACCGGTTCGGCCTGGAGTCGGTGGTCGTCAGCACCATGCAGGGGCTGTCCGGCGCGGGCCGCTCGCCGGGCGTCGTGGGGCTGGACATCCTGGACAACATCGTCCCCTACATTCCCAAGGAAGAGGAGAAGGTGGAGCGGGAGCTGCAGAAGATCCTCGGCACCCTCTCGGCCGGCGCCATCCAGTCCCACCCGGCCGTGGTCAGTGCTACCTGCACGCGGGCCAATGTCATGGAGGGGCACACCGAGGCCGTGTTCGCGTCGCTCACCCGCCGGGTGAGCCTGGACGAGGTCCGCGCGGCCCTCCGCGACTGCCGCAACGAGGCCCGCGAGCTGAAGCTGCCCTCGGCGCCGGAGGAGTGGATCCACGTCCACGAGGATCCGTTCCGCCCGCAGCCCCGCCTGGACCGCAACCGGGGCCACGGCATGACCACCACGGTCGGCCGCGTCCGGGAGGACAAGGTCCTCAGGAACGGCGTGAAGTACCTGCTGGTGACCCACAACACGCGGATGGGCGCCGCCGCGGGGGCCGTCCTGGTGGCCGAGTACCTGAAGGTGCGGGGGTTCCTCGGGGCGTAGCCGGCGCCGCGCGGGCGGGACCGGCCCGCCGGGGACCCGGGCCGAAGCCATGAGACGGCTGACACTGCGGCGCCGGCTCCACACGGTGCTGCTCCAGTGGTTCCTGCTGCTCGTGATCGCCGCGGGGGCGGTCCTGGCGCTGTCCTTCCCGGGCGTCCGCCGGAACCTGGTGGACGACCGGCTTCTCCTGGCACGCACGATCGCCCATTCCCTCGACGCCACCCTCTCCACCGCGATTCAGGACCTGGGCCGGCTGTCCGCGGAGCTGCCGGCGCTGGACGCCGAGGTGGCCGGCCGCCTGCGGATCTTCCGGTTCCAGTCGCCGTTCCGGGAGGCGACCTACATCCTCGACGAGCGCGGCACGATGATCGCGTCGGACCCGACCGACGCGGCGCCGCTGCCCGCGCTGCGGCTCGGGCACCACGAAGCCGTCACGCCGCTCACGCGCAAGCCCGGAGGCGAGCAGCGTCCCGTCCTGGCCATCGTCCTGCCGTTCCGCCGGAACGGCGCCACCCGCTACCTCGTGTCGGAGATGAATCCCCTCGGCTCGATGGTGAGCGCGTTCCTGCAGGGGCTGGGGCTGGATCCCGACATGCACGTCGTCGTCCTCGACGAGAACGGGGTCGTGGTTGCGTCGCACGATCAGCAGCAGATCTTCCGGACCCTGCCGGGCGCCGAGGCCTACGGCGAGCGGATCCGGGCGCATCGCCCGCTGGTCCGGGAGGATCTCCGGTGCGAGTTCGCGTCCGAGCGGCACGACGCCGCGGACGTCCTGATGGTCATGGTCCCGCTGCGCTTCGCCCCGTGGGGCGTCGTCATCCAGCAGCACAAGGCCAAGGCCTTCTCGGGACTGTACACCAGCCGGCGCGGTTGGCTCGTCGCCGGCGTGATGCTGGCCGTCATGGGGCTGCTGCTGTCACGGACCCTCTCGAAGTCGGTCGTCGCGCCGATCCAGGAGCTGTCGCGCCAGGCCGAGACCATGCGCAGCGGCGATCTGTCGAGCCGGATCGCGGTGTCGGGGGACCACGAGATCGAGCTGCTGGCCCGGACGCTCGACGAGGCACGCGAGCGGCTGGCCTCCACGCTCGGCGCGCTCACGACGCTGAACGAGGACCTCGAGGGAGAGGTGGCGGCCCGGACCAGGGTGATCCAGGCGAAGTACCTCGAGCTGCGGCTCCTGCATGCCGTCTCGCAGCTCTCCACCCAGGAGCGCGAGCCCGACCGCATCGTTCCGGAGATGCTGCGGCTGATCGCGGAACACTACGCGTTCCCCGCGGCGGCGATCGTGACGCGCCCGTTCGAGGGGCCGGCGGCGACGTACGTGGTCCCGCACGAGAGCGAGATCCCGTGGCTCGCGGCGGGGCGGACGCCCCCGGACACGTGGCAGCGGCGGGAGATCGCCTATCAGGGGAGGGTGCTGGCCGAGCTGTTCCATCCCCGGGTGGAGGACCTCGACGAGCAGGTGATGGGGGCGCTCGCGCACCAGCTGGCCATCTCCCTGCACGGCGCCTACCTCTGGAAGCGTACGATGGTGCAGGATGCGCAACGCCAGGGGCTGGTGCGTCGTCTGCTCAGCGCCACGGAGGAGGAGCGCCGGCGGCTCGCCCGCGAGCTGCACGACGAGATCTCCCAGCTCTTGACCGTGATCCAGCTGTCCCTGCACCATGTGGACCTGAACACACCGGAGATGAGCCGGGCCCGGGATCTCCTGGCGAGGACGCAGCAGGAGGTCCATCGCATCATCTATGATCTCCGCCCCTCGCTCCTCGACGATCTGGGGCTCTCCGCGGCGCTGAAGTCCCATGCCCAGGAGCATCTGGCGCGGCAGGGCCTGAGCCTGAACCTCGAGATCGAGGAGGGGCTGCCGGCGCGGCCGGAGATCGAGATCGCGACCTTCCGCATCTACCAGGAGCTGGTGACGAACATCCTGCGGCACGCGCAGGCGGAGCACGTGTCCATCGAGCTGTACGAGCGCGAGGGCATGCTCGTCCTCGCGGTGGAGGATGACGGCGTCGGGTTCGATCCGGACGCGAAGTCGGCCGGGGTCGGGCTCACCGGGATGCGGGAGCGCGCGGCGCTCCTCAAGGGGTCGATCCGGTTCGACAGCGAGCCCGGCCTGGGCACCCACGTGGTCGTGGAGATCCCGATCCCATGATCCGCGTCGTCATCGTCGACGATCACGATCTCGTGCGCGAGGGGATCCGCGCGCTCCTCGAGCAGGACCCGGCCTTCGAGGTCGTGGGCGAGACGGGGGACGGGCAGGAGGCCATCCGCCTGGCCCGGCGCCTCCGCCCCGACGTGCTCCTGATGGACGTCAGTCTCCCCGGCGGCATCGGGGGACTCGAGGCCACCGAGACCATCGTGGCGGACTGCCCGGGGTCGAAGGTCATCATCCTGACGCAGTACGAGAACCGCGAGTACATCAAGCGCGCCATCCGGATCGGCGCCCGGGGGTACCTGCTGAAGCGCAGCGTCGCGGCGCAGCTGAAGGAGGCCATCAAGACGGTCCACGCGGGGCAGCGGTACCTCCACCCGCTGGCGGCCGAGGAGCTGGTGGACCTGGTGACGACGGGCAAGTCGCTCGAGGAGGACGACTACGACCGGCTGACGCCGCGGGAGAAGCAGGTGTTCAAGCTCCTGGCGGAGGGCAAGACCAGCCGCGAGATCTCCAAGTACCTGACGATCAGCCTGAAGACCGCCATGACCCACCGCACGAACATCATGACGAAGCTCGCGATGCACTCGAGAGCGGAGCTGATCCGGTACGCGATCCGCAAGGCGATCATCCCGGTGGAGGGGCCGTGAGGCCGGCCGGCGAGGTCGGGCGGGAGCGGGCCGGGCGCTCAGTAGGGGTGGAGCGTGTCGGCGATGCGCTTGAGGTCCCGCGGCGGCAGATCGGTCTCGACCTCGATCCAGAACTCCCCGCGCCTGAGGACCAGACGGAGCAGCGCTCCGTCCCGCCACCACGTCGAGTCGGGCACGTCGGGGAGCGGCTGGCTGGCGGCCGGATGGGCGGGCATGGGGCCCCCTCGTCGCTGGGTCACCGACAGGCGGCGCTCGGCCCGCCAGACGATGACGAAGGTCGGCTGGGGACTCAGGGTGACGGTCAGGCGCGACGGGCGGTCGCCGAGCGCCGCGGGCCGGTAGGCGGGGACGAGCGGCGCGAAGCCCACGCGGCGCTGCACCTCGACCAGGCTCGTGAGGATGAACGGCCCCGGGCGCGTCTCCGGGAAGAAGAGGGGGACGCCCAGATGGAGCGCGCGGAGCACGAGGAGCACCCCGAGGGTGATCAGGGCGAAGCTGCCGAGCCCCGTCAGACGCACCATGGCAGCACGGCCAGCAGGATCGCCGCCGCGAGGGCGATGGTGGCGACGGGAAGCGCGTCGTCGCGCCGGCTGCCGCCGAGCAGCACGTCCACCCGCTTCCTCAGTGCGGCCCTGGCCGCCAGGTCGCGGCGGTCGGTGGACTCGTAGATCCTCAGCAGGGTCCGGGTCAGCAGCCGCGGATCTCGTCCGGCCACGGCCTCGGCATCGCACTCGATCTCCACCTCGAGGCAGTACTCGCGGAACGACCAGAGCGCCACGGGGTTGTAGCACTGCAGGAGCCTGACGAGGAACAAGGCGTGAGCGCGGACCCAGCGGCCGCGTCGCCAGTGGGCGTTCTCGTGCCGGAGGACGATGGCGAGCTCGTCCTCGCTCATCTGCCCGAGTGCCCCTCGCGAGACGATGACCCGGGGGCGCCCCGGCCAGCCTCCGGTGGCCAGCGCGATGTCCTCCGACGGGCTCAGGACCACCTCGCAGCGCTGCCAGCCGGGCAGGCTGCGGGCGAGCTGCGCCAGCCGCTCCGGCACGGCCGCGGGGCTCGTCCTGGGCCGGCGCAGCGCGGGCAGGAGCTCCTGCCAGACCGTGAGGCCCACCATCATCAACCCCGCGAGCAGGACGACGTGGTAGACGCGGAGGCCGGCCGGCAGCGGCACCGCGAGCAGCCGGCCGCTGTCCAGCCACGCGAGCCGCTCGCGGAACTCCAGGCCGGCGCGGCCGGGGACCGCCGCCGTGAGCACGGGCAGGAGCAGCAGGAGGGCCAGGAGGAGGCGCTTCGTCCTTCCTGAGGCGAGATCCACGCGCCGGGCCCAGGCGTAGAAGACGATGCCCATGATCGACGAGTGGAGAGCCACCTGCCAGAGGAAGGACGGCAGGGGGGGCATACCAGGAGGCCGGGATCACTGACCCCCGAAGCGCTCGTCGTACTCCAGGGCGTGCTCGCGGCGGAGCTTGTCCTTGCGGATCTTCCCGGTGAAGATGCTGGTGTCCATCGGGAACGACTCGGGCGTGAGGTGGGCACCCGCCATGTGCCAGATGAGGACGATGAGGAACGCCAGGAGCGCCTCATTGCTGTGCATGACCTTTGCTGCCGGGATGAGCTCGGCCGGCAGCACCCGCGAGAAGAAGATCGGGAAGTACAGGATGAACCCGCTCAGCGCCATGATCGCCGCGCCGAAGATGAGCCCCCAGTACTCGAACTTCTGCCGGTAGTCGAAGCGGCCGAACCTGGGCGGCGTCTCGGCCCGCCCGACGTAGTAGCGCAGGTTGTCCACGGCGTCCCGGAAGTCCTTCCGGGCGAGGAGCATCGACGGCTGGCTCCGGCGGGTCACCACGCCGGTGACCGCGCCCGCCAGGTGCGCCGCGAAGAGGCCGGACAGGGCGATGCCCGCCGCGCGGTGGAGCCAGCGCACCGCGAAGATGCCGCCGAGGGAGTCGATGACCCACCGGCTCGCGTCGAGGTACGGCCACTTCTGCGGCATCCCGGTCACGAGGAGCGCGCCGAAGAGCAGGATGACGGTCGCGTGCTGGAAGCGGGCCCAGAACGAGAAGCGGACCACGTACTCGGTCGCCCCGGCCTCGCGCATCGTCGCGGTCTCCTTCACCGGCCCGCCGACACCCGGTAGAGGTGGAGCAGCAGGTGCAGCACCAGGCCGATGACGACGAAGGGGATGAAGATCTTGTAGAAGAGACCCACCAGGAACACCAGGGGGGCGTGCCGGAGCGAGGGCTCGTAGTGGGAGAGCCACGCCGCGGGGAAGTCGGGGGAGGCATCCGCGTGACACTTGGCGCACGTGGCAGCGACGGTGGCCTTCATGGCGGCCTGGCCCTTGAGCCGCGGGGAAGCCATGTCGTGGGCGCCGTGGCAGTCGACACAGGTGACGACCACCCGCTGGGAGGCCGCGGAGGCCGCGGCGCGCGTCAGCGAGGCCGTGACGCCGTGGAAATCGGACAGGTAGGTCTGGGCCACGGTCGTCGAGATGCTGTACTTCGCCATCCGCCGCTCGTCGGCGTGGCAGCGGATGCAGATCTCAGGGGAGCCGAGGCGGAACCGCTTGGTGCCGGGCTGCTCGATCTGGTGGTGGGTGTGGCAGTCGGCGCACGCCGGGACGTCCTGGTTGCCCTCCTCGACGAGGGCCTTGCCGTGGACGCTGCGGGCGTACCGCTCGTACACCGCCTGGTGGCAGGTCGCGCAGCTGCGCGACACCATGGCCCGCTTCTCGTGGGGGTTCTGGATGTTGTGGGCCCCGTGGCAGTTGGTGCAGACCGGCGCGGAGTCGAGCCCGCCCTTGACGAGCTCGTAGTGGACGCTCTCCAGGGTCCGCGTGTAGGTGTCGAAGTGGCACTTCTTGCAGGTCTCGTAGGCCGCGATCACGTACGCGCGCTTGGTCGGGAAGGTCGCGCCGCTGGGGTGATCCTGGGCGTACTGGGCGTGACAGTCCGTGCAGACGAGCTGCGAGCCGTGGACCGACCGCGCGAACTCCCGCGGGTCCACGTAGAGGCTCATGACGGAGCCGTCCTTGAGCGTCAGCGAGAGCTGTGGGTCGTCGTGGCAGCCCAGGCACTGGGCAACGCTCTCGGCCGGCTGCTGGGCCGCGGAGATGCCGGCCAGCAGGCCGACGGCCAGCGCCAGCGTGACCGCGATCCCGCCGGTCGTCGCACCACCTCGCCGCGTCATCTCGGTTCCCTCGCAGGCACGCCGGGGACCACTGCGCGCCGGGCTCCAGCGGAGACGGTCTCCCGAGCGCCGGGCGGCCCTGCCCGGGGGGCCAGCTCCGCCGCGCGAGCGAGGCCCCTCGGAATGCCGCCCGACGCCGATTATCCCGCGTCACGATGGGGCGGGTCCAGCTTCTTGCGAACGTCCTCGGCCCACTCGTCGGTGGCCTCCGTCCTGCGGGCGCCCGGCCTGGACCGGCTGAGGAATGCCAGCGAGGGCTCCCACCCGGGCCTGAGCACGCGCACCGCCTCGCGGGCGGCGCCGCGACCCAGCTGGACGGCCTTGACGCTCAGGAGCCAGGCCACCGCCGCGAACCCGATGAAGGGCAGGAACACCGCGTACACGAGCCCCAGAAGCGGCCCGACGATGAGGAGCACGAGGATCGGTACGCGTCGAAACACCTCGACGGGGCTCCCCGGAAGGGGCCCTTCCTCCTCCACGGACTTGAACGACAGCTCCCGCGCATTGAAGTACAGCCCGGGCTCGACCTTGTCACTCCCTCTGTAGGCTTTCATTGCCGTATCCTCCTTTCCGTCCCCAGCCTATGACGGGGCTGGGGGGCGCACCATCGGGCAGATGCCCGATCTTTCGCCCACGACTGCCGTATTTCGGCCTGATGAGTGCCCCACGGGCGGCGGGAGGCTTGACAGGCGTGGCGGCATCGTGAACGATGCGAGCGCGGCCGGGAGTCTCGAGACGGGTTCATCGGAGGGGCAACGTGAGCGCCAGGGCATGTGTGCGCGAGTGGGCCAGAGGTGGTGACGCGGGCGGACGGGATCCGGCGTGAACATCCCGGACCGGTTCTACGACGTCGTGGTGGTTGGCGGCGGGAACGCCGCCCTGTGCGCGGCGATCACGGCGCAGCGCGGGGGAGCCGACGTGCTCCTGCTCGAGGCTGCCCCGGAGGCCCTGAGAGGGGGCAACAGCCGGCACACGCGTGACATCCGGTACATGCACGACCGCGCCGGCGCCTTCGTGACGGGCGCCTACACCGCTGAGGAGTTCTGGGAGGATCTGCAGCGCGTGACCGGAGGGGAGACCGACGAGGCGCTGGCGCGCCTGACCATCTCGGAGTCGGCGGATCTCGGCGACTGGATGCCGGCGCACGGCGTGCGCTGGCAGCAGCCGCTCAAAGGCACGCTCCACCTGGCGCGGACCAACGTCTTCTTCCTGGGTGGCGGCAAGGCGATGGTCAACGCCTACTACGACACTGCCCGGAAGCAGGGGGTGGAGATCCTGTACGAGGCGGAGGTCCAGCGCCTGAACGTGGACGATGGTGTGTTCCGCTCGGCCGTCGTCGCCCGGGGCGGGGCCTCCGGCGAGGTCCGGGCGAAGGCCGTGGTCGTGGCCTCGGGGGGCTTCGAGGCCAATATCCCGTGGCTCAAGGAGTACTGGGGGGAGGCCGCCGACCACTTCGTGATCCGCGGGACACCCTACAACCAGGGCCGGCTGCTGAAGGAGCTGCTCGCGCACGGGGCCAGGCCGGTGGGCAATCCGCGGGAGTTCCACGCGGTGGCGGTGGACGCCCGGGCGCCGAAGTTCGACGGCGGGATCGTCACGCGGCTCGACAGCGTGCCGTTCGGGATCGTCGTCAATCGCGAGGCATCCCGCTTCTACGACGAGGGGGAGGACTTCTGGCCCAAGCGCTACGCCATCTGGGGCGGGCTCATCGCCCGGCAGCCCGGCCAGATCGCCTACTCGATCGTCGACGCGCGCGGGGCGGGCAGGTTCATGCCCTCCGTCTTCCCGCCGCTCCAGGCGGGCTCGCTGACCGACCTGGCGGGGCTGCTGGGCCTCGACGCACGAGCGCTCGTCGCCACCGTGGAGGCGTTCAATCGCGCCGTCCGCCCGGGGTCCTTCGACCCGTCCCGGCTGGACGATTGCCGGACTGAAGGCCTCGAGCCGCCCAAGAGCCACTGGGCCCTTCCCGTGGATCAGCCGCCCTTCTGGGCGTACCCCCTGCGGCCGGGCATCACCTTCACCTACCTCGGCGTCACCGTGAACCGGCAGGCGCAGGTCGTCCTCCGGGACGGCCGCCCGGCGCCGAACCTGTTCGCGGCCGGAGAGGTGATGGCCGGGAACATCCTGGGGCGCGGCTACCTCGCGGGATTCGGGCTGACCATCGGCACGGTGTTCGGCAGGATCGCGGGGAGGGAGGCCGCCCGGCATGCCGTCGGCTGAGCTGGTCCAGGAAGCCGCGCGGCAGATGGTCATCTGCAACGCCTGCCGCTATTGCGAGGGCTACTGCGCGGTGTTCCCCGCCATGGAGCTGCGGCGGGCCTTCTCTGCGCAGGACCTGAGCTATCTGGCCAATCTCTGCTTCGACTGCCGCGACTGCTACTACGCCTGCCAGTACGCCCCGCCGCACGAGTTCGCGGTCAATGTCCCCAGGGTCTTCGCCGAGCTGCGAGCGGACACCTACCGCGACTACAGCTGGCCGCGCCTCCTCGCCGGCCTGTACCGGCGCGGCGGTCTGGCGGGCGGCGTCATCAGCGCGGTATCCGTGGCCGCCGTCCTGCTCCTCGTCCTCGTGCTGGGTGGCCCCGGGGTGCTCCTCTCGGCCCACGTGGGACAGGCGGCCTTTTACCGGGTGGTCCCGTACGCGGCGATGGTCCTGCCGGCCCTGGCCATCGCGCTCTTCGGGCTGGCGGTGCTGCTGGCCGGGGCCATCCGCTTCTGGCGCGACACGGGCGGGAGCCTGCGCGAGATGCTCGATGGGCGGGCCCTGCTGCGGGCGACGGCGGATGCCTTCACGTTGCGCTACCTCGCGGGGGGCGGCGCCGGCTGCAACTACCCGGACGAGGGCTTCTCTCAGTCTCGACGCTGGCTCCACCACCTCGTCTTCTACGGCTTCCTCCTCGATCTGGCCGCGACGACAGTGGCCGCTGCCTACGACCACCTCCTGGGCCGGCCGGCGCCCTACCCCCTTCTGAGCGCGCCCGTGGTCCTCGGCACCCTCGGGGGGGTCATGCTCGTGGCGGGGACCGTCGGCCTGCTGGTCCTCAAGCGGCGGAGCGACCCGGCGCCGGCGGAGCGGCGGATGGTGGCGATGGACGTGGCCTTCCTGCTGGTCCTCCTCCTCACCAGCCTGACGGGGCTCCTGCTGCTCGCCCTGCGCGAGACGGGGGCGATGGGCGCCCTGCTGGCGATTCACCTCGGCATGGTGGCCGCGCTGTTCGTGACCCTGCCGTACGGCAAGTTCGCGCATCTGGTCTACCGCTACGCCGCACTGATCC
The genomic region above belongs to Candidatus Rokuibacteriota bacterium and contains:
- a CDS encoding TRAP transporter large permease, translated to LAAVSTFGTLALPKLLARGYDKRLAVGAVASAGGLDHLIPPSILMVLYASVTEVSVGKMLMAGFIPGMILAGTFGLVVWVWVWWTPEAAPREPAASWGERLGVLRKAGVPLLLVLAVLGSIYLGVATATEAAGIGALASLGVAMARRKVTAERLWQGLQHTVQTTAFIMLIAVGGKLLSWVLTYHQIPQRLVDVLVQAEVNRWILMVAFQLMYIVLGMFIDPVSMIIVTMPVLVPVLTALHFDLIWFGILLMVNIEMALITPPVGFSLYILKGLAPDNVTFNDVLAGCLIFALADLAVIGTLMVFPELVLWLPRTMG
- the asd gene encoding aspartate-semialdehyde dehydrogenase, which produces MLRAGIVGATGIAGQQFVVAVQDHPWFQIARLAASGRSAGKTYGEALRDAGTGARRWWCEEEPSADVLALPVEDGDQLDARGLDIIFSATESDVAQVQEPRFARTTPVVSTASAFRYEADVPLLVPNVNMAHAELLHTQRTGRGWKGFVVPIPNCTVTGLVITLKPLADRFGLESVVVSTMQGLSGAGRSPGVVGLDILDNIVPYIPKEEEKVERELQKILGTLSAGAIQSHPAVVSATCTRANVMEGHTEAVFASLTRRVSLDEVRAALRDCRNEARELKLPSAPEEWIHVHEDPFRPQPRLDRNRGHGMTTTVGRVREDKVLRNGVKYLLVTHNTRMGAAAGAVLVAEYLKVRGFLGA
- a CDS encoding HAMP domain-containing protein → MRRLTLRRRLHTVLLQWFLLLVIAAGAVLALSFPGVRRNLVDDRLLLARTIAHSLDATLSTAIQDLGRLSAELPALDAEVAGRLRIFRFQSPFREATYILDERGTMIASDPTDAAPLPALRLGHHEAVTPLTRKPGGEQRPVLAIVLPFRRNGATRYLVSEMNPLGSMVSAFLQGLGLDPDMHVVVLDENGVVVASHDQQQIFRTLPGAEAYGERIRAHRPLVREDLRCEFASERHDAADVLMVMVPLRFAPWGVVIQQHKAKAFSGLYTSRRGWLVAGVMLAVMGLLLSRTLSKSVVAPIQELSRQAETMRSGDLSSRIAVSGDHEIELLARTLDEARERLASTLGALTTLNEDLEGEVAARTRVIQAKYLELRLLHAVSQLSTQEREPDRIVPEMLRLIAEHYAFPAAAIVTRPFEGPAATYVVPHESEIPWLAAGRTPPDTWQRREIAYQGRVLAELFHPRVEDLDEQVMGALAHQLAISLHGAYLWKRTMVQDAQRQGLVRRLLSATEEERRRLARELHDEISQLLTVIQLSLHHVDLNTPEMSRARDLLARTQQEVHRIIYDLRPSLLDDLGLSAALKSHAQEHLARQGLSLNLEIEEGLPARPEIEIATFRIYQELVTNILRHAQAEHVSIELYEREGMLVLAVEDDGVGFDPDAKSAGVGLTGMRERAALLKGSIRFDSEPGLGTHVVVEIPIP
- a CDS encoding response regulator transcription factor; its protein translation is MIRVVIVDDHDLVREGIRALLEQDPAFEVVGETGDGQEAIRLARRLRPDVLLMDVSLPGGIGGLEATETIVADCPGSKVIILTQYENREYIKRAIRIGARGYLLKRSVAAQLKEAIKTVHAGQRYLHPLAAEELVDLVTTGKSLEEDDYDRLTPREKQVFKLLAEGKTSREISKYLTISLKTAMTHRTNIMTKLAMHSRAELIRYAIRKAIIPVEGP
- a CDS encoding M48 family metalloprotease: MPPLPSFLWQVALHSSIMGIVFYAWARRVDLASGRTKRLLLALLLLLPVLTAAVPGRAGLEFRERLAWLDSGRLLAVPLPAGLRVYHVVLLAGLMMVGLTVWQELLPALRRPRTSPAAVPERLAQLARSLPGWQRCEVVLSPSEDIALATGGWPGRPRVIVSRGALGQMSEDELAIVLRHENAHWRRGRWVRAHALFLVRLLQCYNPVALWSFREYCLEVEIECDAEAVAGRDPRLLTRTLLRIYESTDRRDLAARAALRKRVDVLLGGSRRDDALPVATIALAAAILLAVLPWCV
- a CDS encoding cytochrome b/b6 domain-containing protein, producing the protein MREAGATEYVVRFSFWARFQHATVILLFGALLVTGMPQKWPYLDASRWVIDSLGGIFAVRWLHRAAGIALSGLFAAHLAGAVTGVVTRRSQPSMLLARKDFRDAVDNLRYYVGRAETPPRFGRFDYRQKFEYWGLIFGAAIMALSGFILYFPIFFSRVLPAELIPAAKVMHSNEALLAFLIVLIWHMAGAHLTPESFPMDTSIFTGKIRKDKLRREHALEYDERFGGQ
- a CDS encoding cytochrome c3 family protein, with the translated sequence MTRRGGATTGGIAVTLALAVGLLAGISAAQQPAESVAQCLGCHDDPQLSLTLKDGSVMSLYVDPREFARSVHGSQLVCTDCHAQYAQDHPSGATFPTKRAYVIAAYETCKKCHFDTYTRTLESVHYELVKGGLDSAPVCTNCHGAHNIQNPHEKRAMVSRSCATCHQAVYERYARSVHGKALVEEGNQDVPACADCHTHHQIEQPGTKRFRLGSPEICIRCHADERRMAKYSISTTVAQTYLSDFHGVTASLTRAAASAASQRVVVTCVDCHGAHDMASPRLKGQAAMKATVAATCAKCHADASPDFPAAWLSHYEPSLRHAPLVFLVGLFYKIFIPFVVIGLVLHLLLHLYRVSAGR
- the tcuA gene encoding FAD-dependent tricarballylate dehydrogenase TcuA produces the protein MPDRFYDVVVVGGGNAALCAAITAQRGGADVLLLEAAPEALRGGNSRHTRDIRYMHDRAGAFVTGAYTAEEFWEDLQRVTGGETDEALARLTISESADLGDWMPAHGVRWQQPLKGTLHLARTNVFFLGGGKAMVNAYYDTARKQGVEILYEAEVQRLNVDDGVFRSAVVARGGASGEVRAKAVVVASGGFEANIPWLKEYWGEAADHFVIRGTPYNQGRLLKELLAHGARPVGNPREFHAVAVDARAPKFDGGIVTRLDSVPFGIVVNREASRFYDEGEDFWPKRYAIWGGLIARQPGQIAYSIVDARGAGRFMPSVFPPLQAGSLTDLAGLLGLDARALVATVEAFNRAVRPGSFDPSRLDDCRTEGLEPPKSHWALPVDQPPFWAYPLRPGITFTYLGVTVNRQAQVVLRDGRPAPNLFAAGEVMAGNILGRGYLAGFGLTIGTVFGRIAGREAARHAVG